A single window of Nicotiana sylvestris chromosome 3, ASM39365v2, whole genome shotgun sequence DNA harbors:
- the LOC104228217 gene encoding uncharacterized protein: MTKEVTEKLEKYKELEKRMSFKSLADAKRVVGFYAVASSKGLKVKKSDTTRVRYKCDIGCPFVFHISLDQKDQGFKIKTLNLKHNYDPAYKNKRATANTLAHYFKNKVQNNPKYKVKDMRVDLEEQFKLNVSYSTMKRVKRLVLEKLEGSYIDDYNRLEAYAQELRDSNPGSDVVINISKEALEQGKRKFLRMYICFHALKNGWKGGLRPLIGLDDTFLKGKCKGILLVAMAQDSVKHFYPLAWAVVDKETGRTWKWFLELVRSYLDLQEGEGVTFMSDMQKGLIDAVSTVLPNANHRWCVRHIEANWSKKWRGLELKKLLWWCAWSTYEEEFTDHLKSMGDVTEEVAKTLVGYTPQNWCRAYFDTIARIIW; encoded by the exons ATGACTAAAGAAGTCACTGAAAAACTAGAAAAATACAAAGAACTAGAAAAAAGAATGAGTTTTAAAAGCTTGGCTGACGCTAAAAGAGTTGTGGGATTTTATGCAGTTGCTAGTAGCAAGGGCCTTAAAGTAAAGAAGAGTGACACTACTAGGGTGAGATATAAATGTGACATAGGATGTCCTTTTGTGTTCCATATATCTTTGGATCAAAAAgatcagggatttaaaatcaagaCCTTAAACTTGAAACATAACTATGATCCAgcttataaaaataaaagagcTACTGCCAATACTTTAGCACACTATTTCAAGAACAAGgttcaaaataatccaaagtacAAAGTGAAAGACATGAGAGTGGATCTGGAGGAACAATTCAAACTTAATGTTAGTTATTCCACAATGAAGAGGGTTAAAAGACTTGTATTAGAGAAATTAGAGGGTAGCTACATTGATGATTATAACAGATTAGAGGCTTATGCTCAAGAGTTGAGGGATAGCAATCCTGGATCTGATGTGGTGATAAACATATCCAAAGAAGCTTTGGAACAAGGAAAAAGGAAATTTCTAAGAATGTATATTTGCTTCCATGCTTTGAAAAATGGTTGGAAAGGAGGATTGAGACCTTTAATAGGTCTGGATGACACTTTTCTAAAAGGAAAGTGTAAGGGAATATTACTTGTTGCTATGGCACAAGATTCAGTGAAACACTTTTATCCCCTAGCTTGGGCAGTGGTTGATAAAGAAACTGGTAGGACTTGGAAGTGGTTTCTAGAGTTGGTAAGAAGTTACTTGGATTTGCAAGAGGGTGAAGGAGTGACATTTATGTCCGATATGCAAAAG GGTCTGATTGATGCTGTTTCTACTGTGCTTCCTAATGCAAATCACAGATGGTGTGTTAGGCACATAGAAGCTAATTGGAGCAAGAAGTGGAGGGGTTTAGAGTTAAAGAAGTTGTTGTGGTGGTGTGCTTGGAGCACATATGAAGAGGAATTTACAGATCATTTAAAGTCCATGGGTGATGTGACTGAAGAAGTTGCTAAGACCTTAGTAGGATATACACCCCAAAATTGGTGTAGAGCATACTTTGACACCATTGCAAGAATAATATGGTAG